The Mycobacterium seoulense genome has a window encoding:
- a CDS encoding vWA domain-containing protein codes for MGSPVLLRGVDLAAFAAALVARLRDAGVLVSASGPASFVQALRKLLPDNTTALYWAARLTLVNRMEDLATFDAVFAVVFGAADPDGTGRPLTPLPLPGPKARAAGALRPAGSGSASAQSLPWVTRTPAAADDAAGPSLALPDLLPSRIAALADEPFDRFDAQDLRLLGNWLEATVTRWPRRRSGRFERSPAGKRIDLRATMNASRKSGWEAMVLARTRPRLRPRRVVLACDVSRSMQPYATVYLHLMRAVSRQPGTHPEVFAFSTSLTRLTSVLAHRSAEVALQRANAKVADRYGGTFIGRSLNGLLAPPHGNALRGAVLIIASDGWDSDPPDVLAHAMARLRRRAELLVWLNPRAAQGDFQPLAGSMAAALPYCDLFLPAHSLSEIRQLLLALCL; via the coding sequence GTGGGCTCCCCTGTGCTGTTGCGGGGCGTCGACCTGGCGGCGTTCGCGGCGGCACTGGTCGCCCGGCTGCGCGACGCCGGAGTTCTGGTCTCCGCCAGCGGCCCGGCGAGCTTTGTCCAGGCGCTGCGAAAGCTGTTGCCGGACAACACCACCGCGCTGTATTGGGCGGCCAGGCTGACGCTGGTCAACCGGATGGAGGATCTCGCCACCTTCGACGCGGTCTTCGCGGTGGTCTTCGGCGCCGCCGACCCCGACGGCACCGGCCGCCCCCTCACCCCGCTGCCGCTGCCCGGCCCCAAAGCGCGCGCGGCCGGCGCGCTGCGTCCCGCCGGCAGTGGGTCCGCGTCCGCCCAGAGCCTGCCCTGGGTGACGCGAACGCCGGCCGCCGCGGACGACGCGGCGGGCCCGAGCCTCGCGCTGCCGGATCTGCTGCCCAGCCGGATCGCCGCGCTGGCCGACGAACCGTTCGACCGCTTCGACGCGCAAGACCTCCGCCTGCTCGGCAACTGGCTGGAGGCGACCGTCACGCGCTGGCCGCGGCGGCGCAGCGGGCGATTCGAGCGCAGCCCCGCCGGCAAGCGGATCGACCTGCGGGCGACCATGAACGCGTCGCGCAAGAGCGGCTGGGAGGCGATGGTCCTGGCCCGGACCCGGCCGCGGCTCCGGCCCCGGCGGGTCGTCCTGGCCTGCGATGTGAGCCGTTCGATGCAGCCCTACGCCACGGTATATCTGCATCTGATGCGGGCGGTGTCGCGCCAGCCCGGAACCCACCCCGAGGTTTTCGCCTTCTCGACGTCGCTGACCCGGCTCACCTCGGTGCTGGCGCACCGATCCGCGGAGGTGGCGCTGCAGCGGGCCAACGCCAAGGTCGCCGACCGGTACGGCGGAACGTTCATCGGCCGCAGCCTGAACGGGCTCCTGGCCCCGCCCCACGGCAACGCGCTGCGCGGCGCCGTGCTGATCATCGCCTCGGACGGCTGGGACAGCGATCCCCCCGACGTGCTCGCGCACGCGATGGCCCGGCTGCGGCGCCGCGCCGAGTTACTGGTCTGGCTCAATCCGCGTGCGGCGCAGGGTGATTTCCAGCCGCTGGCCGGCTCGATGGCCGCGGCCCTGCCGTACTGCGATCTATTTCTGCCCGCGCACTCGCTGTCGGAGATACGGCAATTGCTGCTCGCGTTGTGTCTTTGA
- a CDS encoding ethanolamine ammonia-lyase subunit EutB: protein MRYRQTISGTTHAFEGLVDVMAKATPLRSGDQLAGCAAGSDAERAAAAWVLADMPLETFLTEAVVPYETDEVTRLIIDGHDREAFGPIAGLTVGGLRDWLLDMACRDDSATRIAAVSPGLTPEMVAAVSKIMRNQDLILVAAAATATAAFRTTIGLPGTLATRLQPNHPTDDPRGIAAALLDGLLLGCGDAVIGVNPATDSPQAASDLLHLLDDIRQRFAIPVQSCVLCHVTTTMELIERGAPVDLVFQSIAGTEGANSSFGTSIGMLMEANEAARSLRRGTVGDNVMYLETGQGAALSAGAHLGVGNKPVDQQTLEARAYAVARALQPLLIDTVVGFIGPEYLYDGKQIIRAGLEDNFCGKLLGLPMGVDVCYTNHAEADQDDMDTLLTLLGAAGTAFVITVPGADDIMLGYQSLSFHDALYVRKALGLRPAPEFEAWLAGLGMADADGRILPVDLATSPLRALAAG, encoded by the coding sequence ATGCGCTACCGGCAAACCATTTCGGGGACCACGCACGCCTTCGAGGGGCTGGTCGACGTGATGGCGAAGGCGACACCGTTGCGCTCCGGCGACCAGCTCGCGGGGTGCGCCGCCGGCTCCGATGCCGAGCGTGCCGCCGCCGCGTGGGTGCTGGCGGACATGCCGCTGGAGACGTTCCTCACCGAGGCGGTCGTGCCGTACGAGACCGACGAGGTCACCCGGCTCATCATCGACGGTCACGATCGCGAGGCGTTCGGCCCGATCGCGGGCCTGACCGTGGGCGGCCTGCGCGACTGGCTGCTGGACATGGCCTGCCGCGACGACAGCGCGACGCGGATCGCCGCCGTCTCCCCCGGGCTCACGCCGGAAATGGTCGCCGCGGTGTCCAAGATCATGCGCAACCAGGACCTGATCCTGGTGGCCGCCGCCGCGACGGCCACCGCGGCCTTCCGCACCACGATCGGCCTGCCGGGCACGCTGGCGACCCGGCTGCAACCCAACCACCCCACCGACGACCCGCGCGGGATCGCCGCGGCGCTGCTCGACGGCCTGTTGCTGGGCTGCGGTGACGCGGTGATCGGCGTCAACCCGGCGACCGACTCGCCCCAGGCGGCGTCGGACCTGCTGCACCTGCTCGACGACATTCGCCAGCGGTTCGCGATTCCGGTCCAGTCGTGCGTGCTGTGCCACGTCACGACGACCATGGAGCTGATCGAGCGGGGCGCGCCCGTCGACCTGGTGTTCCAATCGATCGCGGGCACCGAGGGCGCCAATTCCTCGTTCGGGACCTCCATCGGCATGTTGATGGAGGCCAACGAGGCCGCCCGGTCGTTGCGCCGCGGCACCGTCGGCGACAACGTCATGTACCTGGAGACGGGGCAGGGCGCGGCCCTGTCGGCCGGGGCGCACCTCGGCGTGGGGAACAAGCCGGTCGATCAGCAGACGCTGGAGGCGCGCGCCTACGCGGTCGCCCGGGCGCTGCAGCCGCTGCTGATCGACACCGTGGTCGGCTTCATCGGACCGGAGTACCTCTACGACGGCAAGCAGATCATCCGTGCCGGGCTCGAGGACAACTTCTGCGGCAAGCTGCTCGGCCTGCCGATGGGCGTCGACGTCTGCTACACCAACCACGCCGAGGCCGACCAGGACGACATGGACACGCTGCTCACCCTGCTGGGCGCGGCGGGCACCGCGTTCGTCATCACCGTCCCGGGCGCCGACGACATCATGCTCGGCTATCAGAGCCTGTCCTTTCACGACGCGCTGTACGTGCGAAAAGCGTTGGGGCTGCGGCCCGCACCTGAGTTCGAGGCCTGGCTGGCCGGCCTGGGCATGGCCGACGCCGACGGCCGGATTCTTCCCGTCGACCTCGCGACGTCGCCGCTGCGCGCCCTGGCGGCCGGCTGA
- a CDS encoding glycoside hydrolase family 76 protein gives MDQLWANRAASSEAAVAQRHLKRLWGLPGTQLGVVAWPPTRRDSSFGTWHYWWQAHLLDCLVDAQLRDPRPDRHTRINRQVRSHRLRNNFRWTNSYYDDMAWLALALERAARIAGVERHRALPKLAEEFLDAWVPEDGGGIPWRKQDQFFNAPANGPAAIFLARYGGRMRRAQQMADWIDETLIDPETHLVFDGIKAGSLVRAQYTYCQGVVLGLETELAVRTHDDRHAPRVHRLVAAVAEHMAPTGVLAGAGGGDGGLFSGVTARYLALVATTLLGDSADDAAARDTARRIVLASAKSAWDYRQTVDGLPLFGPFWDRDAQLPTQAGGEAQSVDGAVHSSDVAERDLSVQLSGWMLMEAACNVTAVTAGSAT, from the coding sequence ATGGATCAGCTATGGGCCAACCGGGCGGCCAGCTCCGAAGCCGCTGTCGCGCAACGGCACCTGAAACGGCTGTGGGGGCTGCCCGGGACCCAGCTGGGCGTGGTGGCCTGGCCGCCGACGCGGCGGGACTCCTCGTTCGGCACGTGGCACTACTGGTGGCAGGCGCATCTGCTGGATTGCCTGGTCGACGCGCAGCTGCGCGACCCCCGGCCCGACCGGCACACCCGGATCAACCGGCAGGTCCGCTCGCACCGGCTGCGCAACAACTTCCGCTGGACCAACAGCTACTACGACGACATGGCCTGGCTGGCGCTGGCGCTGGAACGCGCCGCCCGGATCGCCGGCGTCGAGCGGCACCGCGCGCTGCCCAAGCTGGCCGAGGAGTTCCTCGACGCGTGGGTGCCCGAGGACGGCGGCGGCATTCCGTGGCGCAAGCAGGACCAGTTCTTCAACGCCCCGGCCAACGGGCCGGCGGCCATCTTCCTGGCCCGCTACGGCGGCCGGATGCGGCGCGCCCAGCAGATGGCCGACTGGATCGACGAGACCCTGATCGACCCGGAGACGCACCTGGTGTTCGACGGCATCAAGGCCGGCTCCCTGGTCCGCGCCCAGTACACCTATTGCCAGGGCGTGGTGCTCGGCCTGGAAACGGAACTCGCGGTCCGCACCCACGACGATCGGCACGCGCCCCGGGTGCACCGGCTGGTCGCGGCCGTCGCCGAGCACATGGCGCCGACGGGCGTGCTGGCCGGCGCCGGCGGCGGGGACGGCGGCCTGTTCTCCGGCGTCACCGCGCGATACCTCGCGCTGGTCGCCACCACCTTGCTGGGCGACTCCGCCGACGACGCCGCGGCCCGCGACACCGCCCGGCGGATCGTGCTGGCCAGCGCGAAATCGGCGTGGGACTACCGGCAAACCGTGGACGGGCTGCCGCTGTTCGGGCCGTTCTGGGACCGAGACGCGCAGCTGCCCACCCAGGCCGGCGGGGAGGCGCAGTCCGTCGACGGGGCGGTGCACAGTTCGGATGTCGCCGAACGGGACCTGTCGGTGCAGCTGTCGGGCTGGATGCTGATGGAGGCCGCCTGTAACGTCACCGCCGTGACGGCAGGGAGCGCGACATGA